TATGTTTGGAGATCAGGGTCTAAGCTGACAGCATGTGTTATCTCGAGCTCTGATGCTAAGCCTAGAGCAGTCATCAGTATAACGACGGGGATACGGTGGCCGTGGAGATTTGCATAGAAAATACCGTCTTTTCTTCGCTCAATAACTAGTTGGCTCCTCCTGCCTTTAGCGACACTTATAACTTTAGCAATATGAGTCGCTGATGAGCCTTCGCTTGCATAATCAATTAATATATTGTTACTGGCTAGATCCTCTTGTGCAACAAGTACTTTTTCACTACCATTAATGATAAAGTAACCACCTGGATCCTTTGGATCCTCACCTATAGCAATCAGTTCCTCAGCGGTCATTTTACTTAGTGGATCAATTTTAGATTTTAACATAACAGGAAGATCCATTAATTTAATTTCTTGTTCCTTATAAATACCTGTTTCATCTTGCAGTGCAACTCTTAAATAGACGGGAACAGCATATGTAAAGTTCCTCAACCTACATTCTAGAGGTGTAACTGTTCTTTCAAATCCCTCAATAGTTCTGATTTTAGGCTCATTGCCTATACGGTATCCTTTAATCAATAATTTCCTACTACCCGATATCTTTATTTCTTTGTGCTCGCTTATTATTTCCGGTAATAAATGATCTATGAATCTATTATAGCTATCCAAGTGCTGTCTAACAAGTCCAAATTCTTCAAAGAAACTCTTCATTACAGTCCATAGATCATCTGGGGTTGGGAATTTATTAGAGTTAGACAAGGCTTGATCACACCTTTTTCTTTCTAGGTCTAAGTGTATCTACAACTACGTATCTATAAGCAATTGTTTCTCCAGCTGTTGAGCTTTTCCTAATTATGCGGATTATATCTCCGGGCTTTGCTCCAATAGCTTTAACAACAGGATCATCAATACTGATCCAGGGGAGCTGGGCAGGTTTTATTTTAAGCTTCCTCAGAAGCTCGGCAGCTTCTCGAACAGATAATACTTCATGTTTAGGAACAAGTTCGTGTTCTAAAATATTGGGTTTTTTCCGAGACATATTTATCTCAACCCGTAAGCATCTCTGCTACCTATACTCCAGCGCCGCAATATATATCCTAACATGACAATTAGAAACAGGAGTCTTAAACCTATCGTCCCAAATATATAGGGCAACAGCTAGTTGCTCACCAAGTTAATACTATTTTCTAATATACTTATATATTCAAAATTTTACCTTAATTAATATATCCCAGTCACAAAATTGATCGTGGCGGTTTAGAAAATGATTGGTGGACCGGCCGGGATTTGAACCCGGGACCTCTCGGATGCCAACCGAGCGCTCTTCCAGGCTGAGCTACCGGCCCATAAGACCCTGATATTTCTGATTTTTTACTATGCTTATAAGTTTTTCAATAAATTATCAACTATAGCATTATATTGATTGTTTTTACGGCGTGTTT
This is a stretch of genomic DNA from Staphylothermus hellenicus DSM 12710. It encodes these proteins:
- a CDS encoding DNA-directed RNA polymerase subunit H translates to MSRKKPNILEHELVPKHEVLSVREAAELLRKLKIKPAQLPWISIDDPVVKAIGAKPGDIIRIIRKSSTAGETIAYRYVVVDTLRPRKKKV